In Paraburkholderia phenazinium, the following are encoded in one genomic region:
- a CDS encoding ABC transporter ATP-binding protein, giving the protein MASLSIRDVYKTYPNGVPVLKGVNIDIEDGQFLILVGGSGCGKSTLLNMIAGLETVTKGDIQIDGKTVNNLSPKDRDIAMVFQSYALYPSMTVRENISFGLGIRKVPKPEQAQIVDRVSSMLQIQHLLDRKPGQLSGGQRQRVAMGRALARDPVMFLFDEPLSNLDAKLRIEMRSEIKLLHQRLGTTIVYVTHDQIEAMTLGDRIAVMKDGVVQQFGAPQDIYDSPSNLFVAGFIGAPPMNFIQGKLVEQGSGVGVEIDTGIKRSVLNLPFTSAKVKAHVGKEVILGLRPERITDARSAHNVEDAQLQPVEVKVDVIEPTGPDTLVFAQVNGKRVVSRVHPASNPQPLSNMTLLFDVSKAVLFDPANEERIA; this is encoded by the coding sequence ATGGCAAGCCTTTCCATCCGTGACGTGTACAAGACCTACCCGAACGGGGTGCCGGTCCTGAAGGGTGTCAACATCGACATCGAAGACGGCCAGTTCCTGATTCTGGTGGGCGGCTCGGGCTGCGGTAAGTCGACGCTGCTCAACATGATCGCCGGTCTCGAGACCGTGACGAAGGGCGACATCCAGATCGACGGCAAGACGGTGAACAACCTGTCGCCGAAGGATCGCGATATCGCGATGGTGTTCCAGTCGTATGCGCTGTATCCGTCCATGACGGTGCGCGAGAATATTTCGTTCGGCCTGGGTATTCGCAAGGTGCCGAAGCCGGAGCAGGCGCAGATTGTCGACCGTGTATCGAGCATGCTGCAGATTCAGCATTTGCTGGATCGCAAGCCGGGGCAACTCTCCGGTGGTCAGCGGCAGCGTGTGGCAATGGGGCGGGCGCTGGCGCGCGATCCGGTGATGTTCCTGTTCGACGAGCCTTTGTCGAATCTGGACGCGAAGCTGCGGATTGAGATGCGCTCGGAGATCAAGTTGCTGCATCAACGCCTCGGCACGACGATCGTTTATGTGACGCATGATCAGATCGAGGCTATGACGCTGGGTGACCGGATCGCGGTGATGAAGGATGGGGTTGTGCAGCAGTTCGGCGCGCCGCAGGATATTTATGATTCGCCTTCGAACCTGTTCGTGGCCGGGTTTATTGGCGCGCCGCCGATGAACTTCATTCAGGGCAAGCTGGTGGAGCAGGGTTCGGGGGTTGGGGTTGAGATTGATACCGGGATCAAGCGCTCCGTTCTGAATTTGCCGTTCACCTCGGCCAAGGTTAAGGCGCATGTGGGCAAGGAAGTGATCCTGGGTCTGCGGCCCGAGCGGATTACCGATGCTCGTAGTGCGCATAACGTTGAAGACGCGCAGTTGCAGCCGGTCGAGGTTAAGGTTGATGTGATCGAGCCTACCGGGCCGGATACGTTGGTGTTTGCGCAGGTTAATGGCAAGCGTGTGGTGAGCCGTGTGCACCCGGCTTCGAATCCGCAGCCGCTTTCGAATATGACGCTGTTGTTTGATGTGTCGAAGGCGGTGTTGTTTGATCCGGCTAATGAAGAGCGGATTGCTTAA
- a CDS encoding carbohydrate ABC transporter permease, which yields MQPKMTISRAVIYAALILFALYFLFPLYVMLSTSFKDIDQLRTGNLLTPPSHPTFAPWIKAWSQACTGVRCDGMEPFFMNSVRMVIPAVLISSIIGAFNGYVLTHWRFRGADILFTMLLVGCFIPFQAILLPMARFEGFMGLSNTVSGLVLVHVVYGIAFTTMFFRNFYVSIPAELVKAARIDGAGFFLIFSKILLPVSLPIFMVCLIWQFTQIWNDFLFGIVFSGVDSMPITVALNNLVNTSTGVKEYNVDMAGAIIAALPTLLVYIIAGRYFVRGLTAGAVKG from the coding sequence ATGCAGCCTAAGATGACGATCAGCCGTGCCGTCATTTATGCGGCCTTGATTCTGTTTGCGCTGTACTTCCTGTTTCCGCTGTACGTGATGCTGTCGACGTCGTTCAAGGACATCGATCAACTGCGCACCGGCAACCTGCTGACGCCGCCGTCGCACCCCACCTTCGCGCCGTGGATCAAGGCATGGAGCCAGGCGTGTACGGGCGTGCGTTGCGACGGTATGGAGCCGTTCTTCATGAACTCGGTGCGCATGGTGATTCCGGCCGTGCTCATCTCGTCGATCATCGGCGCGTTCAACGGTTACGTGCTGACGCACTGGCGCTTCCGTGGCGCCGACATTCTGTTCACGATGCTGCTGGTGGGCTGCTTCATTCCGTTCCAGGCCATCCTGTTGCCGATGGCGCGTTTTGAAGGCTTCATGGGCCTGTCGAACACGGTGAGCGGACTGGTGCTGGTGCACGTGGTGTACGGCATTGCGTTCACGACGATGTTCTTCCGCAACTTCTACGTCAGCATTCCGGCGGAGCTGGTGAAGGCGGCGCGTATCGACGGGGCAGGCTTCTTCCTGATTTTCTCGAAGATTCTGCTGCCGGTGTCGTTGCCGATCTTCATGGTCTGCCTGATCTGGCAATTCACGCAGATCTGGAATGACTTCCTGTTCGGTATCGTGTTCTCGGGTGTCGATTCGATGCCGATTACGGTGGCGCTGAACAACCTCGTGAATACGTCGACCGGTGTGAAGGAATACAACGTCGACATGGCAGGCGCGATTATCGCGGCGCTGCCTACGTTGCTCGTCTACATCATCGCCGGCCGATACTTCGTGCGTGGCCTGACGGCAGGCGCAGTGAAGGGCTAA
- a CDS encoding carbohydrate ABC transporter permease, with translation MTASLSGNGKTTATVTRRTSPIAALADRWIPKLVLSPSIVISIVFVYGFIFITGFLSLSNSRLMPRYDFVGLDRYRELFDNDVWWTSAANLGWFGIPFIAICVALGLFLAILLDQRIRNEGALRAVFLYPMALSFIVTGTAWQWILNPNLGMQKVLHDWGWTSFQFDWLDNPDRAIFCIVIAAVWQSTGFVMALFLAGLRGVDAEIFKAAQVDGATLPTIYRKIVIPSMRPVFFSVLLILCHITIKTFDLVVALTAGGPGTSSSLPAMFMYTFSFNRGQLGVGAASSMMMLATVVAVLVPLMYMESRSTRNAA, from the coding sequence GTGACTGCTTCTCTTAGCGGAAACGGGAAAACCACGGCCACCGTGACCCGCCGCACGTCGCCGATAGCGGCGCTCGCCGACCGCTGGATTCCGAAGCTGGTGCTTTCTCCCAGCATCGTGATCAGCATTGTTTTTGTTTACGGCTTCATCTTTATCACGGGTTTTCTGTCGCTGTCGAATTCGCGGCTGATGCCGCGCTACGATTTCGTCGGCCTCGACCGTTATCGCGAGCTGTTCGATAACGACGTCTGGTGGACCTCGGCCGCCAACCTCGGCTGGTTCGGCATTCCGTTCATTGCAATCTGCGTGGCGCTGGGCCTGTTCCTCGCCATCCTGCTCGATCAGCGCATCCGCAACGAAGGCGCTTTGCGTGCGGTGTTCCTGTATCCGATGGCGCTGTCGTTCATCGTGACCGGCACGGCATGGCAATGGATTCTCAACCCGAATCTCGGCATGCAAAAGGTGCTGCACGACTGGGGTTGGACGAGTTTCCAGTTCGACTGGCTCGACAATCCGGACCGCGCGATTTTCTGTATCGTGATCGCGGCCGTGTGGCAGTCCACCGGCTTTGTGATGGCGCTGTTCCTCGCCGGCCTGCGCGGTGTGGATGCGGAAATTTTCAAGGCGGCACAAGTGGATGGCGCAACGCTGCCCACCATCTACCGCAAGATCGTGATTCCGAGCATGCGTCCGGTGTTTTTCTCGGTGCTGCTGATTCTCTGCCACATCACGATCAAGACCTTTGACCTCGTCGTTGCATTGACGGCGGGTGGCCCGGGTACCTCGTCGTCGCTGCCGGCGATGTTCATGTACACGTTTTCGTTTAACCGCGGGCAACTGGGCGTCGGCGCAGCGTCGTCGATGATGATGCTCGCAACCGTCGTGGCCGTGCTCGTGCCGCTGATGTATATGGAATCGAGGAGCACGCGTAATGCAGCCTAA
- a CDS encoding ABC transporter substrate-binding protein — MKFRAIMGALCAAGLMCGVSAVQAAESIEVLHWWTSGGESKAVGVLKDDMTKQGYTWKDFAVAGGAGAAAMTALKTQVISGNAPSAAQIKGPLIQEWAEQGVLVPIDSVAGDWKKNLPPQIDKIMHADGHYVAAPFSVHRVNWIWINKAALDKVGAKPPTTWPEFFALADKLKAAGIQPVAAGGQPWQDLTLWEDVVLSQGADFYKKAIVDLDQKTLTSQQMVGVFDTVRKIESYMDTGRTGRDWNLATAMVINGKAGMQFMGDWAKGEFANANKQPGTDYICAPVPGTSKGYTFNVDSFVFFQQKGAKDATAGQLALAKTIMSPDFQEQFSLYKGSIPVRLGVNMDKFDACGKQSYADEQTAIKAGGYVPSLAHGMAQPDATAGAITDVVTKFMNSDQDSKSAVEALAKAAKTK, encoded by the coding sequence ATGAAATTCCGCGCGATCATGGGCGCTTTGTGCGCCGCAGGTCTGATGTGTGGCGTATCCGCAGTGCAAGCTGCCGAGTCGATCGAAGTGCTGCACTGGTGGACGTCAGGCGGCGAGTCGAAAGCCGTCGGCGTGCTGAAAGATGACATGACGAAGCAGGGCTACACCTGGAAGGACTTCGCGGTTGCGGGCGGCGCGGGTGCGGCGGCCATGACGGCACTGAAGACGCAGGTGATCTCGGGCAATGCGCCGAGCGCTGCGCAGATCAAGGGTCCGTTGATCCAGGAGTGGGCGGAGCAGGGCGTGCTGGTGCCGATCGACTCCGTCGCGGGTGACTGGAAGAAGAACCTGCCGCCGCAGATCGACAAGATCATGCACGCAGACGGTCACTACGTCGCCGCGCCGTTCTCGGTGCACCGCGTCAACTGGATCTGGATCAACAAGGCAGCGCTCGACAAGGTTGGCGCGAAGCCGCCTACCACGTGGCCGGAATTCTTCGCCCTCGCTGACAAGCTGAAGGCTGCCGGCATCCAGCCGGTCGCTGCCGGCGGTCAACCGTGGCAAGACCTGACGCTGTGGGAAGACGTCGTGCTGTCGCAAGGCGCTGACTTCTACAAGAAGGCGATCGTCGACCTCGACCAGAAGACCCTGACGTCGCAGCAGATGGTCGGTGTGTTCGACACGGTCCGCAAGATCGAGTCGTACATGGACACGGGCCGTACGGGCCGTGACTGGAACCTGGCTACCGCCATGGTCATCAACGGCAAGGCCGGCATGCAGTTCATGGGCGACTGGGCGAAGGGCGAGTTCGCGAACGCGAACAAGCAGCCGGGTACGGACTATATCTGCGCACCGGTCCCGGGCACCTCGAAGGGTTACACGTTCAACGTCGACTCGTTCGTGTTCTTCCAGCAGAAGGGCGCGAAGGATGCAACGGCAGGTCAGCTGGCGCTGGCGAAGACGATCATGAGCCCGGATTTCCAGGAGCAGTTCAGCCTGTACAAGGGTTCGATTCCGGTTCGTCTGGGCGTGAACATGGACAAGTTCGACGCATGCGGCAAGCAGTCGTACGCGGATGAACAGACGGCCATCAAGGCCGGCGGTTATGTTCCGTCGCTCGCGCACGGTATGGCTCAGCCGGATGCAACGGCGGGTGCGATTACCGACGTCGTGACGAAGTTCATGAACTCGGACCAGGATTCGAAGAGCGCAGTTGAAGCGCTCGCGAAGGCTGCGAAGACGAAGTAA
- the zwf gene encoding glucose-6-phosphate dehydrogenase — MFTDSSFTFVLFGGTGDLSMRKILPALYEAHRAGMLAEGGKIVGVARHAEDRAGYIEWVNAHVKPYVSKNGLDETAWASFLERIQYVKLDLGKPEDFALLRDAVSELPGIRVFYLATGPSLFVPICHALAAVGLNTNSRIVLEKPLGYDLKSSNAINDAVGEIFAEEQIYRIDHYLGKEPVQNLLALRFGNALFEPLWRREWVESIQITIAEELGVEARGDFYDNTGALRDMVQNHLLQLLSIVAMEPPHSMDSDSVRDEKLRVLRALKPIDPRDIGKVAVRGQYHAGGIRGTSVPAYATEPGVKANTNTETFVALKVEIENWRWAGVPFFLRTGKRLADRVAEIVVNFRAVPHSALGPTALRPGANRLVIRLQPNETIRLYCLAKQPGEGMNLASVHLDLAFDQFFREGQMEAYQRLLLDVINGRLALFVRRDEQEAAWRWVEPILNEWAAANKPPKPYAAGTWGPAASSAMLAQHGTCWLEEEN, encoded by the coding sequence ATGTTTACCGATTCAAGTTTCACCTTCGTTCTCTTCGGCGGAACCGGCGACCTGTCGATGCGCAAGATTCTGCCGGCACTGTATGAAGCACACCGTGCAGGGATGCTGGCAGAAGGCGGCAAGATCGTTGGCGTGGCGCGTCATGCCGAGGACCGGGCTGGGTATATCGAGTGGGTCAACGCGCACGTCAAGCCGTACGTCTCGAAGAACGGTCTCGACGAGACGGCATGGGCGAGCTTCCTTGAACGCATCCAGTACGTGAAGCTCGACCTGGGCAAACCCGAAGACTTCGCGCTGCTGCGCGACGCGGTCAGCGAGTTGCCCGGCATCCGCGTGTTCTATCTCGCCACCGGCCCGTCGCTGTTCGTCCCGATCTGCCATGCGCTGGCCGCAGTGGGCCTGAATACGAATTCGCGCATCGTGCTGGAAAAGCCGCTCGGCTACGACCTGAAGTCGTCCAACGCGATCAACGACGCCGTGGGCGAAATCTTCGCTGAAGAGCAGATCTACCGGATCGACCACTACCTCGGTAAAGAGCCGGTGCAGAACCTGCTCGCGCTGCGCTTCGGCAATGCGCTGTTCGAACCGCTGTGGCGCCGCGAATGGGTCGAAAGTATTCAGATCACGATTGCGGAAGAGCTCGGCGTGGAAGCGCGCGGCGACTTCTACGACAATACCGGCGCGCTGCGCGACATGGTGCAGAACCACTTGCTGCAGTTGCTTTCGATCGTGGCAATGGAGCCGCCCCATTCGATGGATTCGGATTCGGTGCGCGACGAAAAGCTGCGCGTGCTGCGCGCGTTAAAGCCCATCGATCCGCGCGACATCGGCAAGGTCGCGGTACGCGGCCAGTATCATGCCGGCGGGATCCGCGGCACCTCGGTGCCGGCTTACGCCACGGAACCGGGTGTCAAGGCGAACACCAACACCGAGACCTTCGTGGCTCTGAAGGTGGAAATCGAAAACTGGCGCTGGGCCGGCGTGCCGTTCTTCCTGCGCACGGGCAAGCGTCTGGCGGACCGCGTCGCTGAGATCGTCGTGAACTTCCGTGCGGTGCCGCATTCGGCGCTCGGGCCAACCGCCTTGCGCCCCGGCGCAAACCGGCTGGTGATCCGGCTGCAGCCGAACGAAACGATTCGCCTGTACTGCCTCGCCAAGCAGCCTGGCGAGGGCATGAACCTGGCGAGCGTCCACCTCGACCTCGCGTTCGACCAGTTCTTCCGCGAAGGACAGATGGAGGCTTACCAGCGTCTGCTGCTCGACGTGATCAACGGCCGGCTCGCGCTGTTTGTGCGGCGTGACGAGCAGGAAGCGGCATGGCGCTGGGTCGAACCGATCCTGAACGAATGGGCGGCCGCCAACAAGCCGCCCAAGCCCTATGCAGCGGGCACGTGGGGGCCGGCGGCGTCGAGCGCGATGTTGGCGCAGCACGGCACCTGCTGGCTCGAAGAAGAAAACTGA
- the pgl gene encoding 6-phosphogluconolactonase — MIELHAFDDQRAQSDALAKAVGDALQASLAAQATATATGAAHTTLAVSGGSSPRPFLQTLSTQPFDWSRIAVTLVDDRWVPETDSASNSRFAHEALLQNAAQGAAFWPLVDTTQSLEAHVAALNADPRRTLPDVAVLGMGEDGHTASIFADAPEWDFAITTSERFVAVHPGSAPHARVSWSMSALKQMGRLFLLIAGPRKLDVLNAAAAAPQKNAISQLANDKGVRLDVYWCEK, encoded by the coding sequence GTGATCGAGCTTCACGCTTTCGACGACCAGCGCGCCCAATCGGACGCGCTGGCGAAAGCGGTGGGCGACGCTTTACAAGCGTCCCTCGCCGCTCAGGCAACCGCGACTGCTACCGGCGCGGCCCATACCACGCTTGCAGTGTCCGGCGGCAGCAGTCCGCGTCCGTTCCTGCAGACGTTGTCCACGCAACCGTTCGACTGGTCGCGCATTGCCGTGACGCTGGTCGACGACCGCTGGGTCCCCGAAACGGACAGCGCCAGCAATTCGCGTTTTGCGCATGAGGCACTGTTGCAGAATGCAGCGCAAGGCGCGGCGTTCTGGCCGCTGGTGGACACCACTCAATCGCTCGAGGCGCACGTTGCTGCGCTGAACGCCGACCCGCGCCGCACGCTGCCGGATGTCGCCGTACTGGGCATGGGCGAGGACGGCCATACGGCGTCGATCTTCGCGGATGCGCCGGAGTGGGACTTCGCCATCACGACGTCCGAACGTTTTGTCGCGGTGCATCCGGGCAGTGCGCCGCATGCACGCGTGAGCTGGTCCATGTCCGCGTTAAAGCAGATGGGCCGCCTGTTTCTGTTGATTGCAGGACCGCGCAAGCTGGACGTGCTGAATGCCGCCGCCGCTGCGCCACAAAAAAATGCCATCTCGCAGTTGGCAAACGACAAGGGAGTGAGACTCGATGTCTACTGGTGTGAAAAGTAA
- a CDS encoding bifunctional transcriptional regulator/glucokinase: MSTGVKSNAVPAAGQHADGPRLLADIGGTNARFALETGPGEIGQVQVYPCADYPGVAEVIKKYLKDTKIGRVNHAAIAIANPVDGDQVSMTNHDWTFSIEATRRALGFDTLLVVNDFTALAMALPGLTDSQRVQVGGGARRPNSVIGLLGPGTGLGVSGLIPADDRWIALGSEGGHATFAPADEREDLVLQYARKKWSHVSFERVSAGPGIEVIYRALAARDKKRVPSNFDTSDVVKRALEGEPLAAESVDVFCGILGTFAGNIAVTLGSLGGIYIGGGVVPRLGEFFERSSFRERFEAKGRFEAYLKNVPTYVITAEYPAFLGVSAILAEQLSNRTGGSSSAVFERIRQMRDALTPAERRVADLALNHPRSIINDPIVDIARKADVSQPTVIRFCRSLGCQGLSDFKLKLATGLTGTIPVSHSQVHLGDTATDFGAKVLDNTISAILQLREHLNFEHVERAIDLLNGARRIEFYGLGNSNIVAQDAHYKFFRFGIPTIAYGDLYMQAASAALLGKGDVIVAVSKSGRAPELLRVLDVAMQAGAQVIAITSSNTPLAKRATVALETDHIEIRESQLSMISRILHLVMIDILAVGVAIRRAVPSEDVAETVAKARSGADDDATAVLDWLSHGAASSARD; encoded by the coding sequence ATGTCTACTGGTGTGAAAAGTAACGCTGTCCCGGCTGCGGGTCAGCACGCCGACGGACCGCGGCTGTTGGCCGACATCGGCGGCACCAATGCGCGTTTTGCACTGGAGACAGGGCCGGGCGAGATTGGCCAGGTGCAGGTGTATCCGTGCGCCGACTATCCGGGCGTGGCCGAAGTCATCAAGAAGTACCTCAAGGATACGAAGATTGGCCGTGTGAACCACGCGGCGATTGCGATTGCGAACCCGGTCGACGGCGACCAGGTCAGCATGACCAACCACGACTGGACCTTCTCGATCGAAGCCACGCGCCGCGCGCTGGGCTTCGACACGCTGCTGGTCGTCAACGACTTTACCGCGCTGGCCATGGCGTTGCCGGGCCTGACGGATTCGCAACGCGTGCAGGTGGGCGGCGGTGCACGGCGGCCGAACAGCGTGATCGGCCTGCTGGGGCCGGGCACGGGCCTGGGCGTCTCCGGCCTGATTCCCGCCGACGACCGCTGGATTGCGCTGGGCAGCGAAGGTGGCCACGCCACTTTCGCACCGGCCGACGAGCGCGAGGATCTGGTGCTGCAGTACGCCCGCAAGAAGTGGTCGCACGTGTCGTTCGAACGTGTGTCGGCGGGTCCCGGCATCGAGGTGATTTACCGGGCGCTGGCGGCGCGCGACAAGAAGCGCGTCCCGTCGAACTTCGACACATCCGACGTGGTCAAGCGCGCGCTCGAGGGCGAGCCGCTGGCGGCGGAATCGGTGGATGTGTTCTGCGGCATCCTCGGCACCTTCGCCGGCAATATTGCGGTGACGCTGGGGTCGCTGGGCGGCATCTACATTGGCGGTGGTGTGGTGCCGCGGCTGGGCGAGTTCTTCGAGCGTTCGTCGTTCCGCGAGCGCTTCGAGGCGAAGGGCCGTTTCGAGGCGTATCTGAAGAACGTGCCGACCTATGTGATCACGGCGGAGTATCCGGCGTTCCTGGGGGTCTCGGCGATTCTGGCGGAGCAATTGTCGAATCGTACGGGCGGGAGTTCGTCGGCGGTGTTCGAACGGATTCGCCAGATGCGCGATGCGTTGACGCCGGCGGAGCGGCGCGTGGCGGATCTGGCGTTGAATCATCCGCGTTCGATCATTAACGATCCGATTGTGGACATTGCGCGCAAGGCTGACGTGAGCCAGCCGACGGTGATTCGTTTCTGCCGCTCGCTGGGATGCCAGGGCCTGTCCGATTTCAAGCTGAAGCTGGCGACCGGGTTGACCGGGACGATTCCGGTGAGTCATAGCCAGGTGCATCTGGGCGACACGGCGACGGACTTTGGCGCGAAGGTGCTGGACAACACGATCTCGGCGATTCTGCAGTTGCGCGAGCATTTGAACTTCGAGCACGTCGAGCGGGCGATCGATCTGTTGAACGGCGCGCGGCGCATCGAGTTCTATGGGCTGGGGAATTCGAACATCGTCGCGCAGGATGCGCACTACAAGTTCTTCCGCTTTGGCATTCCTACGATTGCTTATGGCGATCTGTACATGCAGGCGGCGTCGGCGGCGCTGCTGGGCAAGGGGGATGTGATTGTTGCGGTGTCGAAGTCAGGGCGTGCGCCGGAGTTGCTGCGCGTGCTGGATGTGGCGATGCAGGCTGGGGCGCAGGTGATTGCTATTACGTCTAGCAATACGCCGTTGGCCAAGCGGGCTACTGTGGCGCTTGAGACTGATCACATTGAGATTCGCGAGTCGCAGCTTTCCATGATTTCGCGGATTTTGCATCTGGTCATGATTGATATTCTTGCTGTTGGGGTCGCTATTCGGCGCGCTGTGCCTAGTGAGGATGTGGCTGAGACTGTCGCTAAGGCTCGTAGTGGAGCGGATGATGATGCCACCGCTGTGCTTGACTGGTTAAGTCATGGGGCTGCTTCTTCTGCTCGGGATTAG